The DNA sequence TCAGTCGGTATACGAAGTACGAAGCGGAAAGACGGTTGCCCCGGTTAGCGCACCGGGGCAACTCGAAGGGACTGGGCGCTACAGCCGGGTGCGGCCGCGCAGGAAGAACACCAGCGCCAGCACCAGACCGACCACGAACAAGATCCAGGCGATGCTGGATGCGGTCCCGGCGATGCCGCTGAATCCCAGCAGCCCGGCGATGATGGCAACAACGAGAAAGATCAGCGCGTAATACAGCATGAGGGTCTCCTTTTTGGACTCAAGCGCGTCCTTCCGATCGCAATTGCTGTGCCTTGTCCTGCTGCAGCGGATGCAACTGGTCGTGTTGCGGCTCTATGGCCACCTTGCGCAACCAGCGTTGCACGATGTAAGTCGCGGTCGCGAGCAACGCCGCGACGCCTCCCACGAACCACCAATTGATGCGCGAAGGATCGTGCAGCGCGGATTCGATGACGTCGCCGAGCACCGTGGCCATCAGCGTTCCGGGCAGCATGCCGAGGAAAGTGCCCACGGACAATTGCCACAGCTTCATGTGGATCGCGCCCGCGACCATGCTTTCGACGATGAAGGGCGCGATCGGCACGAGACGCACGGCCGTGATGGCGATCACGCCGCGCCGCTGCAGCACCTGGGTCAGGCGATTCAGGCGCGG is a window from the Betaproteobacteria bacterium genome containing:
- a CDS encoding DUF1328 domain-containing protein, producing the protein MLYYALIFLVVAIIAGLLGFSGIAGTASSIAWILFVVGLVLALVFFLRGRTRL